The DNA window GTTGTTCTCGGACGCTTCGGTGGAGTTGTTCGGACCGGACCTGGTGGAGGCGGTACGAACCGCGGACATCGTGCAGAACGGTCAGGAACCCGGCGTGCGCTGGCCGGACCAGGAGGACTTCGCCGCCGCTGGCGGCCGGCACCGGTGGGCCGGCAACACCTCACACGGGCAGTCGCCCGATCCAGCGCAAGACGGCGACCCGTCCGGTCCTGGCCCGGCGTCCGCGGCCCAGTGGATGCGGGGCCCGTCGCGGGATCCAGAGGCGGAATTGCCGGTGCCGGGCCCTGCCCTCGGACCGGACCGCCCGCAGGGTGAAGACCTGTCCTGGCTGGACTACGGGACTACGGTGCCGATGCCCGGGCTGGCACCTGCCCCGCCGGCGGACACGGGGCTGCCCGGGCCGCTGGACGACTGGGATACGCTGCCGATGTCCGGGCTGGCACCTGCCCCGCCGGCAGGCACGGGGCTGCCCGGGCTGCCCTGGCTGCCCGGGCTGCCCTGGCTGCCCTGGCCGCTGGACGACCCAGACGCCCCCACCGCGTCGGCCTGGCCGGCAGGGCCGGCCGCGTCGGCCTGGACGGTGGGGTGGACGGAACCGGGGTGGCCGGTTTCCGACATTGATGTGACCGCCCACGGTGCTGGGATGTCCACCGACCCCGGCCAGCCGCGCGATCAGGCCGGCGACGGCGGGGATCTCGGCGACTGGGCCACCTGGCAGGGGCCGGTCATGGACTGGCAACCCTCCCTCGCGCCCTCCCCGGCGGTGACCCGCACCGACGCCGGCATTGTCCACGCCGGCGACACCCCCCATCACCCGGCCGACGAGCCACCCACCACCACCGCCTCGCTGCACCCCGACCAACCCCAACCCCAGCCCACCGCGGGCAGCCGGTGGGTGCGCAACCGGAATGATGCCCGGACGCTGTTCGACCAGCACGCCGACCACACCGCCACCACAACACCGCATCGGGAACAGCTGCGGCAGTTGTGGAACGCCCTGATCAACCATATGGACGACGACGGGATCATCACCGCCAGCGAGTCAGCCCTCGCCGCGGCGACATCCACATCGCAGCCGACGGTGCATAAACGGATCGTGGTATTGCGCGACAGTGGTCTGCTGCAGCTGGTCCAGGAAGCACACAGTCGCGTGGCGGCGCGGTACGCGGTGAGCGATCCGGGTCAGCCCCGGCAAGCACCGTTGCCGGCCCTTCCCGCGGGCAGCCGGTGGGTACGCAACCGGAATGATGCCCGGACGCTGTTCAACCAGCACGCCGACCACATCGCCACCACAACACAGCAGCGGGAACAGCTGCCGCAGTTGTGGAACGCCCTGATCAACCATATGGACGACGACGGGACCATCACCGCCAGCGAGCCAGCCCTCGCCGCGGCGACATCCACATCGCGGCAGACGGTGCATGACCGGATCGGGGCATTACGCGACAGTGGTCTGCTGCAGCTGGTCCAGGAAGCACACAGTCGCGTGGCGGCGCGGTACAGGGTGAGCGATCCGGGTCAGCCCCGGCAAGCACCGTTGCCGGCCCTTCCCGCGGGCAGCCAGTGGGTACGCAACCGGAATGATGCCCGGACGCTGTTCAACCAGCACGCCGACCACATCGCCACCACAACACAGCAGCGGGAACAGCTGCCGAAGTTGTGGAACGCCCTGATCAACCATATGGACGACGACGGAACCATCACCGCCAGCGAGCCAGCCCTCGCCGCAGCGACATCCACATCGCAGCCGACGGTGCATCGCCGGATCGTGGCATTACGCGACCGTGGTCTGCTGCAGCTGGTCCAGGAAACACACCGTGGCGTGGCGGCGCGGTACAGGGTGACCGATCCAGGTCAGCCCCGGCAAGCACCGGTGCCGGGCCCCGCCCCCGAACCGGACCGCCCGCAGGGTAGTGAGGACCTGTCCCGGCTGAACCACGGGGATACGTCACCGATGCCCGGGCCGGTACCTGCCCCGCCAGCGGGCACGGGCCTGCCCGGGCTCTCAGGGCCGCCCGGGCCGCTGGACGCCCCGGACGCCCTCACGGCGGCGGCCTGGCCGGCGGGGCCGGCCGCGTCGGCCCGGCCGATGGAGGAGGGACCGGCGGGGCCGGCGGGGCCGGTTTCCGGCATTGATGTGACCGCCCACGGTGCTGGAATGTCCACCGACTTCGGCCAGCCGCGCATCGACGATCAGGCCGGCGACGGCGGGAACCTCGGCGACTGGGCCACCTGGCAGGAGGACCCAGCCCTCGATCTGTTTGATCCGCTTCATCCGGCGGCGTGGGTCGGCCCGCCCACGGCCGTGGGCACGGGACTCTACCCCGGGCCGCAACCGATGGATCCGACCTGGGCGCAGGCCCCGCCCGGCCCGACATCGTGGTCGCAGCCCAGCGGCGACCAACCCAGCCAGTTCCCAGGGACACAGTCGTTCCCGCCCGGACCGGGCATGCAGGAACCGGCACCTCAGTCGCCGATGTCCGGGCCGGCACCTGCCCCGCCGGCGGGCACGGGCTGCCCGGGCTGCCCTGGCCGCTGGACGACCCGGACGCCCCCACCGCGTCGGCCTGGCCGGCGGGGCCGGCCGCGTCGGCCTGGACGGTGGGGTGGACGGAACCGGGGTGGCCGGTTTCCGACATTGATGTGACCGCCCACGGTGCTGGGATGTCCACCGACCCCGGCCAGCCGAGCATCGATGATCAGGCCGGCGAGGGCAGCGGGAACCTCGGCGACTGGGCCACCTGGCAGGGGCCGGACATGGACTGGCAACCATCCCTCGCGCCCTCCCCGGCGGTGACCCGCACCGACGCCGGCACTGTCCACGCCTACGACACCCCCCATCACCCGGCCGACGAGCCACCCACCACCCCCGCCCCGCTGCACCCCGACCAACCCCAACCCACTGCGGGCAGCCAGTGGGTGCGCAACCCGGATGATGCCCGGACGCTGTTCGACCAGCACGCCGACCGCATCGCCACCACAACACAGCAGCGGGAACAGCTGCCGCAGTTGTGGAACGCCCTGATCAACCATATGGGCGACGACGGGATCATCACCGTCAGCGAGTCAGCCCTCGCCGCGGCGACATCCACATCGCAGCCGGCGGTGCATAAACGGATCGTGGCATTACGCGACCGTGGTCTGCTGCAGCTGGTCCAGGAAGCACGCCCTGGTGTGGCGGCGCGGTACGGGGTGACCGATCCGGGTCAGCCCCGGCAAGCACCGTCGCCGGACCTTCCCGAGGGCAGCCGGTGGGTGCGCAACCGGAATGATGCCCGGACGCTGTTCGACCAGCACGCCGACCACATCGCCACCACAACACCGCAGCAGGAACAGCTGCCGCAGTTGTGGAACGCCCTGATCAACCATATGGACGACGACGGGACCATCACCGTCACCGAGCGAGACCTCGCCGCGGCGACATCCACATCGCAGCCGACGGTGCATAAACGGATCGTGGCATTACGCGACCGTGGTCTGCTGCAGCTGGTCCAGGAAGCACGCCCTGGTGTGGCGGCGCGGTACGGGGTGACCGATCCGGGTCAGCCCCGGCAAGCACCGTCGCCGGACCTTCCCGAGGGCAGCCAGTGGGTACGCAACCAGAATGATGCCCAGACGCTGTTCGACCAACACGCCGACCACATCGCCACCACAACACAGCAGCAGGAACAGCTGCGGCAGTTGTGGAACGCCCTGATCAACCATATGGACGACGACGGGACCATCACCGCCAGCGAGCCAGCCCTCGCCGCAGCGACATTCACACCGCAGCCGACGGTGCATAAACGGATCGTGGTATTGCGCGACAGTGGTCTGCTGCAGCTGGTCCAGGAAGCACACAGTCGCGTGGCGGCGCGGTACGCGGTGAGCGATCCGGGTCAGCCCCGGCAAGCACCGTTGCCGGGCCTTCCCGCGGGCAGCCGGTGGGTACGCAACCGGAATGATGCCCAGACGCTGTTCGACCAGCACGCCGACCACATCGCCACCACAACACAGCAGCGGGAACAGCTGCCGAAGTTGTGGAACGCCCTGATCAACCATATGGACGACGACGGGACCATCACCGTCACCGAGTCAGCCCTCGCCGCAGCGACATCCACACCGCGGCAGACGGTGCATGACCGGATCGTGGCATTACGCGACAGTGGTCTGCTGCAGCTGGTCCGGGAAGGCCACGGTGGTGTGGCGGCGCGGTACGGGGTGAGCGATCCGGGTCAGCCCCGGCAAGCACCGTTGCCGGGCCTTCCCGCGGGCAGCCAGTGGGTACGCAACCGGAATGATGCCCGGACGCTGTTCAACCAGCACGCCGACCACATCGCCACCACAACACAGCAGCGGGAACAGCTGCCGCAGTTGTGGAACGCCCTGATCAACCATATGGACGACGACGGGACCATCACCGCCAGCGAGTCAGACCTCGCCGCGGCGACATCCACACCGCGGCCGACGGTGCATAAACGGATCGTGGCGTTACGCGACCGTGGTCTGCTGCAGCTGGTCCAGGAAGCACACCGTGGCGTGGCGGCGCGGTACGCGGTGACCGATCCGGGTCAGCCCCGGCAAGCACCGGTGCCGGGCCCCGCCCCCGGACCGGACCGCCCGCAGGGTAGTGAGGACCTGTCCCGGCTGAACCACGGGGATACGTCACCGATGCCCGGGCCGGTACCTGCCCCGCCAGCGGGCACGGGTCTGCCCGGGCTCTCAGGGCTGCCCGGGCCGCTGGACGCCCCGGACGCCCTCACGGCGGCGGCCTGGCCGGCGGGGCCGGCCGCGTCGGCCCGGCCGATGGAGGAGGGACCGGCGGGGCCGGCGGGGCCGGTTTCCGGCATTGATGTGACCGCCCACGGTGCTGGAATGTCCACCGACTTCGGCCAGCCGCGCATCGACGATCAGGCCGGCGACGGCGGGAACCTCGGCGACTGGGCCACCTGGCAGGAGGACCCAGCCCTCGATCTGTTTGATCCGCTTCATCCGGCGGCGTGGGTCGGCCCGCCCACGGCCGTGGGCACGGGACTCTACCCCGGGCCGCAACCGATGGATCCGACCTGGGCGCAGGCCCCGCCCGGCCCGACATCGTGGTCGCAGCCCAGCGGCGACCAGCCCAGCCAGTTCCCAGGGACACAGTCGTTCCCGCCCGGACCGGGCATGCAGGAACCGGCACCTCAGTCGCCGATGTCCGGGCCGGCACCTGCCCCGCCGGCGGGCACGGGGCTGCCCGGGCTGCCCTGGCCGCTGGACGACCCGGACGCCCCCACCGCGTCGGCCTGGCCGGCGGGGCCGGCCGCGTCGGCCTGGACGGCGGGGTGGACGGAACCGGGGTGGCCGGATCCCGACATTGATGTGACCACCCACGGTGCTGCGATGTCCACCGACCCCGGCCAGCCGCGCAATCAGGCCAGCGACGGCAGCGGGAACCTCGGCGACTGGGCCACCTGGCAGGGGCCGGACCCGGGGGTTTCCTAACGCTCATGTCACCGGGGATCGTTTAGTTGATCTTTAGGGCGTGGGGTTGAGCGTCTGGCCGGGCACGCAGCATTCGCCCCGGATGTCTCTGTCGGCAAAGGACCGTCCAGGCCGGCGGTCACCGCCGTTTTCCTTGGGCCTGGTCGAGCTGGGCGTGGAGTCGGGCGGCGTCGGCGCGGGCGTCCTGGGCGGCCTGCTCAGCCTGCCGCCGGTCGGTGTGGAGTTGCTCGACCTGGCGGCGTACCTCGGCCAGGGCGGCGAGCGTGGCGCGTAGCTCGGCTTCGGCGTCGTGGCGGGCTGTCTCGGCCTGGGCGAGGGCGGTGCGGGCGGTGTCCCGTTCGGCGGCGGCTGCCGCGGCGGCGGTGGTGGTGGTGGTGGTGGTGGTGGTGGTGGTGTGGCCTGCTCGGCGCGCTGCTCGACGGTGGCGCGGGCGGTGTCGGTGGCGCGGGCCTGCGCCTGTGTGTCGGCCAGGTCCCGGCGCAGGGCGGTGTTCTGCTCGGCCTGGTCGGCGGCACGCTGCTCGGCGGTGTCGGCGCGGCCGGTCGCGGCGGCCAGGTCGACGCGCAGCTGCTCGATGGTGGTGCGGGCGGTGTCGAGCTGGGCGCGCAGGTCGGCCACCTCGCCGGCGAGACGCGCGGCGTCGGTGCGGGCGGTGTCGCGCTCGGCGGTGACGGTGGCGGCGGTGGCCTCGGCCCGGTCCGCCCGGGTGGCCTCGGCGCGGCCGGTCTTCTCCGCGGCGCGGAGTTCGCCGGTGAGGGTTTTGACCTCGGCGCGGGCCTCGCGGAGCTGGGCGCGCACGTCGTCGTGCTGGGCCTCCAGGGCGCGGCGGCGTTCGATCTCCCGGGCGGCGGTCGCCGCGCGGGCCTCCGCCTCGGCCTCCGCGCGCCCTTGGGCCTTGCGGGCTTCGGCGACGTCGCGGGCGGCGCGGGCGACCGCGTCCGCGGCGTCCCGCTCGGCCGCGGTGGCGCGGGCGACGGCGGCGTGCCGCTCGGTCTGCGCCGCCGCCCGTTCCCGCTCCGCGTGGTGGGCGGTGTTGAGGGCCTGGTCCCGCTCCGCCTCCGCCGTCTGGGCGCGCTCGACGGCGGCCGCCATCGCGGTCTCGGCCTCCGCGATCCGGGCCAGGGCGCCCGTCTCGACGCCGTGCACCGCCGGGAGTACCGGCTCCAGGCGGGCGGTCAGCGCGGTGAGCGCCGGCACCAGGTCGCCGGCCACGGCGCGAAACGCCGCCAGCGGGGCGTCCAGCCCGGTGGCCAGCTCCGCCGCGCGTTCGGCGGCGGCCATCTCCTTGCACGTCCGGTTGCCCGGCTGCCACCGCCGGTCCCGGCAGAACTCCAGCGGCCTGCCGAACCCGCTGTAGGCCAGCGGGCCCGCCCGACTGGCAGGGTGTGGTAATCCAATCGTCTTGTATTCACCGCTTGCCAGTCACGGTGCGTTGCGGGTTGGGCTGTAGCGGTTCCAAGTGCCGCCAGCGGCGGCGTGGTGCCGTTGGGTGGTGTGGTGGTGGAAGTCGAGGGCCTGGGCGACGACCGGTGCCGGGGCTTGGAGCACGAGCTGGCGCAGTGCGGCCAGGCGGCCGGGGACGGTCGGGATACCGAGGTCCCGGATGAGCGGGGCCATCGTGTCGACGGTGAGGGGCTGGCTGGCGCGGCGGCCGGGGAACAACCAGCGGGCGTCGCGGTTGGTGGCGGTGCGCATGTTGGTCCGCTGGTCGCGCAGGGCCAGCAGCAGTGCGGCGACGGGTTCGGGGACCGGTGTCGGCGGATCGCCGAGGTGCAGCAGGACGTCGGGCCCGGTGGTGTCGATGTCGTCGATGGTCAGGCGCAGGATGCGGCCGAGGGGTTGGGCGTAGAGCAGGACGAGGATCGCGGCCACGCGGGTACGCAGTCCGCCGGTCTCGTCGGTGATCAGCTTGCGCAGCAGCGCGAGATGGCGGTGCTGGGTGATCGGGACCTGCCCAGGCGCAGGGCTTGGCCAGGCGAGGAAGTCGCCGGCGCGCAGGACCTGCTGGCCGAGGCCGTTGCGGGTGGCGCGGCTGATGGGTCCGCGTTCGGTGCGGCGCCGGAGCCAGGGCAGGGTGTGTCAGGTGGTGTACTGGCGTAGCAGCCGGCGTTGCTCGGCCTCGGTGACGGTGTCCAGGTGTTCGAGCAGCCACCGCTCGAACAGCGTGACCTGCTTGTCGATGCGGGGTAGGACGTCGCACTGCATGAGCAGCTCGCGTAGGTGGGCGGCGACGCGCCAAGGCTGTAGGCGGTGGAACGCCTCGTGGGTCAGCACAATGTCGCCGCGCCCCAGGCCCCGCAACAGATCGACGGCCCCGGCGGAGCGACCGTGCCGGGATGAGACCCGTGCCAGGCCGGAGAGTGGATTGTCCATGCTGGTCAGCAGCTCGGCCAGCGGCACCAGCTCGGGCCGGACGCGTCCGGTGCCGTCGTCGAGGAGTTCGGCGACGCGCCGGGTGACGGTGCAGCGGGTGCAGTGGCGGCCGGCGTGTAGCTTGCCCTCCTGCCCGCACTCGACACAGGCGTAGGAGATGGAGAATCCGGCGCATCTGGTGCAGATTGGCGCCTGGTCTTCGGCGCGTAGTCCGGCCAGGACCCGGTCGAGGCCGCAGCTGGGGCAGCGGCCATGGGCGCGTAGTGTCCGGTCGTGGCAGGTGCGGCAGACGTGCCCGTCAGGCCAGCGCGCCGCGAAGGTGCCGCGCCGACCGCAGCGGGCGCAGTCGCGGATGAACCAGCGTTCGTACTGCTCGGCGGTGGCATAGGGACGGTCCATCAGTCCGGCCGCACGCGGGCCCGCCGGGGCCGGACCGTGGCCAGGTCCACCGGCGCCGGGGCGTCTCTGGCGACGGCCTTGCGCGGGGCGACGTTGGCCGCCGTGGTGACGACCAGGTCGGCGGGGGTGACCTCCAGGATGTCGCACAGCGCGGCCAGTACTGGCAGCGACAGTCGCTCGGGTGTGCCGGTGACGAGACGGTGGACCTGGGAGGAGGACAGGTCGATGCCGCGTTCGTGCAGCAGCGGCACCAGTTCGGTGGCGGTGAACACGCCGCGGGTGGCCATCATCTCCCGCAGCCGCCACTGGTAGCTGACCTGCTTTTTCATGCTCATTGCGCCCTCCTGGCCGGTCGTAGTGCCGCGTCCATGGTCGCGTCAAGCGCCTGCCGCAGCGTGCGGGTGCGGAAGTCCGACGACACGCAGGTGTAGATCGCCGTGGTGGAGGCGTGTTCGTGGCCGACCTGCTGCTGCACGAACAGCGGGTCCCAGCCGGCCTCGATCAGATGGGTGACATACGAGCGGCGCAGCGAGTGGAAGTCCAGCCCGGCGTCCAGGCCGAGGGCGTCGCGGTAGGCAGACAGCCGCGCGTTGATCTGCGCCAGCCCGACCCGCGACGCCCGTTCCGACGGCCACAGCGCCGGGTTGCCCTCGACCGCCAGCAGCGGCCGGATCTCGTCGATCCACTCGGCGAGGATCTCCGGCACCCAGCTCCAGACGGTCAGCACGCTGCGCCGCTTCGGCGGCGAGCCCTTCATCGCCTTGCCGTGGCGCACGTAGAGCACGCCGTACTCGCCGAACTCGTCGGCGTGCGGGTTACGGCCGACGTCGGCCACGTCCAGCATTCGAGTCTCGTTGCGCCGCAGCCCGTACCCGTAGGCGACCTTGAACAGGGTCGCGTCGCGGAACGCCGGCAGCCAACCCTTACGCCCCGCCGCCCGGATCCGGGTGACCTGCTCGTCGGCGTAGTCCAGCAGCGCCTGCATCTCGTCGAGCGTGAACGCCCGCTTGGCCGGGTCCCCCTCGGCCGCGGCGACGTGAACAGCGGCGTTCCACTCGTGGACCACCTGCACCGGGTGCGTGCCGAACCGCTTCTCGCACTCACCGACCCAGCCGTAGGCCGGATCAGTCAGGTACGCGCAGAACAGCCGGACCGCCTCCTGATAGCCGCGCAGCGTGGAGCGGCGCACCCGACGCACGGCCCGCAGATCGGTGCACCACTCGTCGACCAACTGCGGAGTCCACCGCCACGGCAGCGCCTGCGCGTGCGCGGCGAACGCCCGCACCGCCCGCTGTCGATTCTCCACGGTGCCGAACGACAGGTTCCGCGCGAGCTGCTGGTTACGCCAGCCGTCGAGCATCGCCGCGAACACCTGCTCGTCCGGCCGCAGCAGCCGCACCCCGTCGGCGAGATGCAGGGCCACCGACCCCGGCGCGGCGCGTTCCACGTCCACCGACAGTGACCTCCCACCCCTCGCATCAGATGCGAGATCTTCGCATCAGATGCGACCCGCTTGTCAAACAAGCAGGTCAACACGGGCGCCGGGAAGCAGCCCTGGAGGCGGTAGCATGCCGGCGGCCCCCTACGACGGGCGGGCTGCTACCTTCGCGACCACCAGCGCCAAGGCCGGACCGCGCTCGCACGCGAACCGCCGTGTATTCGCGTCACTCGAATACACGGCGGAGGTAGTTTCCAGACCAAAAACAACGCTAGCTAGGCGCGCGTGGATGGGACAACCAACTGTGGCGGCTCGGTGACGACCTGGCCGTCCGGCTTCCCTGGGCGACGGGGGCCGCTGACGCGCTGCTACGCAAGGAGTACGCCTGGCTGCCCACGCTTGCCCCGCGCCTTCCGCTGCCGATCCCCGTCCCGCAGCGACTCGGCGACCCCCCGAACGGTTCCCTCGGCCCCGGACGCCGTCCACGCCGCCTGGCACGACGCGAGCACCGCACCCGAATGGACAGGCCCGGCGCTATGGCTCCACGCCGACCTGCACCCGGCCAACATCCTCACCGCCCACGGCACCTTCTGCGGCGTGATCGACTTCGGCGACCTCTGCGCAGGCGATCCCGCATACGACCTCGCCGCCATGTGGCTCCTCCTACCAGACAACAACACCACCGACCACTTCCACGCCGCCTACCAGCCGACCCCGGACACCGCCACCACGCGCCGCGCCCGAGGCTGGGCAGTCGCACGCGCCCTCGGCGGCATCCTCATCGGCGACGACGGCATCCACGGCCGCCCCGGCGGCAAACCCACCTGGGGCCCACCCGCCCACGCCGCCCTACAACGCCTCACCGCCACAACCCACTGACCCGGCCGTCACCACTGCGTCCGGCAGACGGCCTCATCAACCATCCGCGCATCGGCCATGAGCGCGCCCCACCGATCCACAAGTTATTCCTTGACAAGAATATTTTCGGTCGAAAATACTCCTCGCTATGGACGCTCTCCTCACCGCACTGGCCGACCCGGCCCGCTGGCGGCTCGTGAACCTGTTGGCCGAGCGGCCCCGCTCGGTCGGCGTCCTCGCCCAGCTTGCCGAGGCACGCCAGCCGCAGACGACCAAGCACCTGCAGACCCTCGAGCGCGCTGGCGTCGTCACCTCCCAGCGCACCGGCCAGCGCCGCATCTACGCGCTCCAGCCCGCTCCCCTGCGGGACCTGGCGGCTGCGCTCAGCCGGCTGGCCGACGCCGCGGGCCAGGTCGGCGGCCCGGGCTCGACCCACGACGGGCTCAGCCGCCAAGCAGAGCGGCTCGCCGCGGAGGCGCCGGGGTGGGCCGACGGACGATCGTTCAGGTTCCTCCAGTCGCTGGCGGGGCACCCCGAGCTGGTCTGGCGTCACCTGACCGAGGCCCCCTGCTCGCCGGATGGTGGACGCCCGACGACCTCCGCGTCTCCGAACTCGTCTTCGAGGCGCGACCTGGTGGGCGGATCGTCCAGGAGTATCGCGACGCCGAGGACGCCGACGGCTCCGACCTCGTCGCGGGGCGCGCGGAGGGAGTCGTCGACGACGTACGCCCCAATGAGCGGCTCGCCTACCGCCTCTCCCCCCTGCTTCCCGACGGCGGCCTCGCCTTCACCGCCCACGTCGACCTCAGCCTCCGGCCCACCGACACCGGCACGGACCTCGACGTCCACTGGCGAATCACCGACAGCACAGTCGGTTCCGCGGACTTCGTCGCAGGCATCGAGATCGGTTTCGGCCAGAGCCTCGACAGGCTCGCGGCGACCGTCGCCACCCATTCCGACAGCACCGACAGCACCGACGACACCGACACAAGGAGCACGAAGTGACACAGCAGACCACCGGCCGCAGGGTCGTCACGAACATGAGCATCTCCCTCGACGGCCACTACGCCCGGCCGGGCGACCCCCGGGACATGGGCTGGGTGATGCCGTACGCCGTCACCGACGTCGCCCGTGACCATCTGACCAGCCTCTGGAAGCCGGCGACGACGGCCCTGCTCGGGCGGGTCAACGCCGAGGGGTTCCTCGGTTTCTGGCCCACCGTCATCGGCATGGAGGGTGCCGACCCGCGCGACGAGGGCTTCGCGCAGTGGCTCGTCGACACCGACAAGGTGGTCCTCTCCTCCACGCTCGGCGAGGCTCCGTGGGAGCGGACGACGATCGTCGACAAGCCGACCGCCGAGGTGGTCGCGGACCTCCAGGCGACCGAGGGCGGCGACATTCTCGTGCTCTCCAGCGGGAGCGTCATCAAGGCGCTCCTGGCGGCCGACAAGGTCGACCGACTGGCGCTCACGATCTTTCCGGTCTTCCTCGGCGGAGGGCCACGCCTCTTCGACGACGGCCTGCCCGGCGGGCAGTGGGCGCTCGCCAGCGAGGCCGCGGGCGAGCACGGCACGTTGACTCTCGTCTACGACCGAGTCCGCTGAGCCAAGGATGCCATCGGCCTCGCCTGGGACCACGTCGAAGTCACCCGCAGACCAGGACGTCCTCATCTCGCCCACCTGTCGGTGCTGCCCTCGCGTGCGGCGGTGGTCGTACGTACCCACCGCCGGGATGGGTATCGATCGGGCGGTCAGTTAGGGTTGAGCCGGCGATCACGGTCCGACGGGCGTACGGGACACGTTTGTCGTTGCTCGCGGTCGTGGCGAAAGCGCGGGGGTTTGACGAGGAGGGCAGCGATGGAGCGGCCGGACTGGGCACCCGAAGGTATAGACCTCAGCAAGCCGAGCGTCGCGCGCGCCTACGACTACTGGTTGGGTGGCTCCCACAACTTCGCGATCGATCGGGAGTTCGCCCGGCAGGCCATCGCGGCGGTGCCGGACCTGCGGCTGGTGGCGCGGGCGAACCGGGAGTTCCTGCACCGCGCGGTCCGCTTCATGATTGACATGGGGATCCGTCAGTTCCTGGACATCGGCTCGGGCATCCCGACCGTGGGTAACGTGCACGAAATCGCCCAGAAGATCGTGCCGGACGCACGCGTGGTCTATGTGGACATCGATCCGGTGGCGGTGGCACACAGCGAACAGATCCTGTCCGGCAACGAGTTCGCCGCCGCGATCCACGAGGATCTGCGCCGGCCGGAGGTCATCCTCGACCATCCGACGACGCGGGCACTGCTGGACCTGGACCAGCCGGTGGGACTGCTGTTGGCGTCGGTCGTGCACGCGATTCCCGACGAGGACGATCCGTACGGGATCCTGAACCGGCTGCGTACGGCGCTCTGCCCGGGCAGCTACCTGGCCATCAGCCACGTTACGACCGACAGCCGCCCACAGGAGATGGGCGAGGGGGCGCGGCTGAGCGGTCGGACCACCACGCCGGTCACGGCCCGTACCCGCGCCCAGGTCGAGCGGTTCTTCGACGGTCTCGAACTGGTGGAACCCGGCGTGGTGTGGTCGCCGCTGTGGCGTCCGGAATCTCCCGAGGATGTCGGGGACCATCCGGAGCGGATGAGTTTCTATGTAGGAGTTGGGCGTACGGCGTGACGGGGCACCCCGATGCCGACTCGCTCGCCGACCGACACCGTCACGGCCTGGACACGTTCGCGAAGGCGTGGGCAAAGGGGCTGCACCGGGCGCACTATGTGCCGATCAGCTCCGCCGAGCGGTACCGAATCGTCAGCGGGCTGGCCGAACGGCTCGTCGGCGGCCTGTTCGCCGAGCCGCCCGACCCCACC is part of the Micromonospora olivasterospora genome and encodes:
- a CDS encoding helix-turn-helix domain-containing protein produces the protein MSMKKQVSYQWRLREMMATRGVFTATELVPLLHERGIDLSSSQVHRLVTGTPERLSLPVLAALCDILEVTPADLVVTTAANVAPRKAVARDAPAPVDLATVRPRRARVRPD
- a CDS encoding tyrosine-type recombinase/integrase, whose translation is MFAAMLDGWRNQQLARNLSFGTVENRQRAVRAFAAHAQALPWRWTPQLVDEWCTDLRAVRRVRRSTLRGYQEAVRLFCAYLTDPAYGWVGECEKRFGTHPVQVVHEWNAAVHVAAAEGDPAKRAFTLDEMQALLDYADEQVTRIRAAGRKGWLPAFRDATLFKVAYGYGLRRNETRMLDVADVGRNPHADEFGEYGVLYVRHGKAMKGSPPKRRSVLTVWSWVPEILAEWIDEIRPLLAVEGNPALWPSERASRVGLAQINARLSAYRDALGLDAGLDFHSLRRSYVTHLIEAGWDPLFVQQQVGHEHASTTAIYTCVSSDFRTRTLRQALDATMDAALRPARRAQ
- a CDS encoding SRPBCC family protein, giving the protein MGRRTIVQVPPVAGGAPRAGLASPDRGPLLAGWWTPDDLRVSELVFEARPGGRIVQEYRDAEDADGSDLVAGRAEGVVDDVRPNERLAYRLSPLLPDGGLAFTAHVDLSLRPTDTGTDLDVHWRITDSTVGSADFVAGIEIGFGQSLDRLAATVATHSDSTDSTDDTDTRSTK
- a CDS encoding dihydrofolate reductase family protein — encoded protein: MTQQTTGRRVVTNMSISLDGHYARPGDPRDMGWVMPYAVTDVARDHLTSLWKPATTALLGRVNAEGFLGFWPTVIGMEGADPRDEGFAQWLVDTDKVVLSSTLGEAPWERTTIVDKPTAEVVADLQATEGGDILVLSSGSVIKALLAADKVDRLALTIFPVFLGGGPRLFDDGLPGGQWALASEAAGEHGTLTLVYDRVR
- a CDS encoding SAM-dependent methyltransferase; translation: MERPDWAPEGIDLSKPSVARAYDYWLGGSHNFAIDREFARQAIAAVPDLRLVARANREFLHRAVRFMIDMGIRQFLDIGSGIPTVGNVHEIAQKIVPDARVVYVDIDPVAVAHSEQILSGNEFAAAIHEDLRRPEVILDHPTTRALLDLDQPVGLLLASVVHAIPDEDDPYGILNRLRTALCPGSYLAISHVTTDSRPQEMGEGARLSGRTTTPVTARTRAQVERFFDGLELVEPGVVWSPLWRPESPEDVGDHPERMSFYVGVGRTA